The DNA region TATCCAGTGCATAAATACCTTCTGGCGCACCTTTTCCTTCCAGTGAAGCCCAATGGCCAAAAACAATTGAATAGTTTTCAGAAACTGGCCCGGAGAGTTCAAACCAGGGTTTTAACGGTGCAGGCGCTTTTTTAGGTACGTCTTTACAGATCATATCCAGACAGCCGTTTGGATAGCAGTAGCGCATGCGGGTTAGTGCATTAGTGGCGTAGCGTAATCTGGGTAACCCTGACAGCTCATCGTGCCAGCAGTTGGGTAAATCGCCATACATTGAGTCGAGAAACAGCGGGTAGCTATCACTGGACAGAATAGCTTCAATTTCACGGGCGCAGCGTTTAGCGGTATCAATATCCCATTGAGGCGTAATACCTGCGTGCCCCATAACTAATGCCTTTTCTTCGTCTACCTGTAGCACAGGCTGGCGGCGTAACCAATTGATTAATTGGTCACAGTCTGGTGCTTCAAGCAATTCAGTCAGGTTATCTTTCGGTTTATTGCGGCTAATACCAGCATAAATTGCCAACAGATGAAGGTCATGATTACCCAATACGATACGGACTGAATCGCCCAGCGATCGAACATAACGAAGAACTTCAAGGGAATCTGGTCCTCGGGCGACTAAATCGCCCGTTAACCAAAGGGTATCTGTGGTGGGGTTAAAACTGGCTTGTGCCAGCAAAGCTTGTAGTTCCTGAAAACAACCGTGCACATCACCGACTAAAAGTGTTGCCATAAGCGGGAGCTAACCTTTTATTATTATTGAATCTTTTTTAGTGAATCAGGGACGGAATCGCCAGGCGGAATACCGGAATCACTATCTGAAATGGTTGCCCCATATGATCGATCATATTGTAGTGGCCTTCCATTGTACCCAGCGGCGTTTCCAGAATAGCGCCACTGGTATATTGAAACTCATTGCCTGCTGAAATAACCGGCTGTTCACCAATAACGCCTTCACCCTGAACTTCAGTATGCTTGCCGTTAGCGTTAGTGATCAGCCAGTATCGGCTAAGAAGCTGTACCTGCTCCCGGCCCAGGTTGCGAACTGTCATGGTATAAGCAAAAACAAAGCGCTGTTCATCCGGCAAAGATTGGGCTTCAACATAGAAACTTTGTGCCTGAATAAAAATCCTGGGTTTATCGATCACGGTATTACTCCTGTTCAGCCTCCGGCAGTTTGGTGCCTTTGGTTGATAACCAATTTGCCATTTTGCAATACAGTTCAACAGAGATATTTTCTGCCCGCATATTCAGATCTAAGCCCAGTGCTGTCAGTTGTTCTGGCGTGAATAGATGGCCCAGACTGTTGCGGATAGTTTTACGCCGTTGATTGAATGCCTCTGTAGTCAGACGGCTCAGGATACGAATATCTTCTACAGGATAGGGGATGCTGTCATGCGGAATCAGACGTACCACCGCTGAATCTACTTTTGGCGCAGGGCGGAATGCCGTTGGCGGCACTTCCAGTACCGGAATCACCCGGCAATAATATTGCGCCATTACGCTTAACCGACCATAGGTTTTGCTATTTTCCCCAGCCACCAGTCGGTTAACTACTTCTTTCTGTAACATAAAATGCATGTCACTTATAGCATTAGTATAGCTGAAAAGATGGAACATCAGCGGCGTTGAGATGTTATACGGCAGGTTGCCGAATACTCTCAGCGGTTTTCCCATCTCTTTGGCCAGTGCCGCGAAATCAAAGGTCATGGCATCTTGCTGGTAGATAGTCAGTTTATCTTTCAGCTTAGGATTAACTGCCAGACGAGCGGCCAGATCGCGATCCAGCTCAATAACGGTCATGTGTTCTAACCGTTCAGCAACCGGTTCGGTTAACGCAGCCAGACCCGGACCAATTTCCAGCATAGCCTGACCCGGTTGTGGATGAATCGCCGAGACGATGCTGTCGATCACATAAGGATCGCTTAAAAAGTTTTGCCCGAAACGTTTGCGGGCAAAGTGGCCCTGATGAACACGATTATTCATTACGATTATTTATCATTTTAATAGCGAGATTAAGCGCAACGGTAAAACTACCTGCATCGGCAGTACCCGTAGCGGCAAGGTCTAATGCGGTGCCGTGGTCGACAGAGGTCCTGATAAAAGGAAGGCCCAGAGTGATATTCACTGCCCGGCCAAATCCCTGATATTTCAAAACAGGTAATCCCTGATCGTGATACATGGCTAATACTGCATCAGCATGTTGTAAATATTTAGGCTGAAATAGGGTATCAGCCGGAAGCGGTCCAATAAGGTTAATACCCTGTTGGCGCAGTTTTTCCAGAGTAGGGGAGATAATATCTATCTCTTCATGACCCATGTGACCACCTTCACCCGCGTGAGGGTTTAGCCCGCAAACATAAATTTGTGGATGCGAAATACCAAACTGAGTGACTAAATCATGATTCAGAATGGAGATGGTCTCCGTCAGACTCTCTGGTGTAATAGCTTCAGAAACGCGAGACAGAGGCAGATGAGTGGTCACCAAAGCTACGCGTAACTCTTCCGTTGCCAGCATCATGACAACCCGTTGCCGATGGCTGCGTTCTGCAAAAAACTCAGTGTGGCCGGTAAAGGCATGTCCGGCATCATTGATAATGCCCTTATGCACCGGACCGGTAATTAATGCGGCAAATTCACCACTCAGGCAGCCATCACAGGCGCGGGCCAGTGTATCTATAACATATTGGCTGTTTTGAACATTAAGTTCCCCAGGGATAACAGAGTTGCTCAATTTAACCGGCAAAACGGTTAATGTGCCTTTTTTCTGCGGTTGAGGTGATTGCTCTGGCTGGTAAACATGTAATTGCAAAGGCAGCCCGAGGAGGGCTGCCCTTTGCTGGAGCAATTCTGGCGCGGCGCAAACCACCAGCTCAACGGGCCATTCCCGCTGAGCCATCTGCACAATTAAGTCAGGTCCCACACCGGCAGGTTCTCCCGGTGTGATAACCACGCGTTGAATATTACTGAGCATTTGCGCTGGTACTGCTACTGTTGCTGCCATTCATAATTTTAACGTAAGCACTGGCGCGAATTTCCTGCATCCAGCTTGGTACTTCTTCAGAGAACTTACGGTTGAACAGCATGCGGTAAGCACGATCTTTTTGAGCAACGTCGGTTTTATCAACCTGACGGGTGTCCAGCAGCTGGATCAGATGCCAGCCAAATGAAGAGCGAATCGGCGCGCTGATTTCATTTTTCTGTAAACGCATCAGAGCGTCGCGGAATGCCGGATCGAAAACTTCCGGTGAAGACCAGCCCATATCACCACCCTGACGGGCAGAGCCTGGATCTTCAGAATATTTACGCGCCATTTCGGCAAAATCTGCTTTTCCGCTGCGGATATCGTCAGCAATCGATGCTAATTTTGCCTGAGCCTGTTCGTCAGTGACGACAACAGATGAACGAATCAGAATATGGCGGGCGTGAACTTCCATCACAGAAATGGCTTTCTGCTCACCACGAATGTCGTTCACTTTTAAAATATGGAAACCTACGCGAGAGCGAATTGGTCCAACGATGCCACCTTTTTGGGATGATTGCAGCTCGCTGGCAAAAATGGATGGCAGTTCCTGCATTTTAGCCCAACCCATTTTACCGCCTCTTAGTGCTTGCGGATCGGCAGAGTAGGTTGCAGCCATTTTGCCGAAATCAGCACCATTTTTTAACTGTTCAACAATGCTTTTTGCTTGTTCATCCGCTTTGGCTACTTGATCCGGACTTGGATTTTCACCTAAAGGAATCATGATATGGCTCAGATTCAGTTCTGCGCTGGCATCTAACTGATTAGCCATTTGACCGGCTAATGCCTCAACTTCCTGAGGTAATACGGTAACCCGACGGCGAACTTCGTTATTACGCACTTCACTCATCAGCATCTCTTTACGGATTTGCTCACGATAAGTTTTGTAGTTCATGCCTTCGGCAGAAAGACGGCTTTTTAGCTGGGCAACACTCATACGGTTTTGCTGAGCAATGTCAGCAATACCTTTATCAAGCTGAGCATCGTCAATTTTAATGCCCATGCTGGTACCCAACTGACTGATGATGCTATCCATAATCAGTCTTTCAGTAATTTGGGCACGTAAGGCTTCGTCATCTGGTAATTGTTGACCAGCACGGCGAGCGCCATTCTTAACGGAAGACATCATATTGTTGACGTCACTCTCTAAAACGACACCGTTATTGACGATGGCTGCAACACGGTCAACGTGTTGTCCCGCAGGTGCAGCAAGTACAGCATGTGAAGCCAATGACATTGAAGTGACTGATGCACAGAGCGCCAGACTTGCGGCAAGCGATCTCCAGTTTTTCATTACTTTTCTCATATAGTCCATCCGCACGGGGCGGTTTATCTTAGAAATAATACCAACGTCTTCACGATGGATATCAGAAAGCCTGTTGATATGGCAAAATTCCGGTACGTAACATTTTGCTTCCGCCTAAGTTATGGTTGCCACTTAAGCCGCGCAGTTCGATGTTAAAGGATACCTTGTTGTCGTAATCACTCTGGAAGTCACCCTTCGAGTTCCAGCCAATAATTTTTCGTTCATAGCCAACACCAATTGCCCAACAGCAAGTGTTGTACTGAACGCCTATTAGACCATCGGCAGACTGTTTTAGTTTCGTGTCATAGTAATATGCACCAGTAACAGACCATCTGTCTGCAATTGGCCAGGTTGCGATACCACCAACTTGTGAAATATCCTGATTATACGCGGTATAACCGTTAGATATGTTAGTGGTCATTGCTGACACGTACTCTTTGCTGGCATAACGATAGCTAAGCTGAACGACACGCTCGCTGTCTTTACGATATTCAGCTACCGCGTTACCTACAGCGAAAGTATCCAGACGAGTATCATATTGTACGCCACCGCGCAGACCGAAGTTAGAGTCAATCTTCCAGTAGCTATCCGCAGCCCAGACTACGCTGCCGGTTTCTTTGTTCTCATCTATTTTGTTTGAGTAGTAATCGTCATCACCAGTACGGGATTTCTCAAAGAAATAGATTTGCCCGATAGAGGCGTTAAAACGTTCGTTTTGGCGATCGTCATACACCCGCGTAGTTAAACCGGTGGTTACCTGATTGGCTGAAGCAATACGGTCCAGACCGCCATAAGTGCGATCGCGGAACAGGCCGGTATAGTCTGATTGCAGCAATGTCGAGTCATAGACATAGATATCGCTCTGATCCTTATATGGAACATAGAGATATTGAACCCGAGGTTCCAGCGTTTGAGTAAAGTCTTGCCAGGTGTCCATTGGACGGTCAAACACTACTTTTCCTGAAATTTTGTATTGTGGTAATACCCGATTTACTGAATCTTTCAGGTCCGGGGCTCTGGTACCATAATATTTGTAGAAGTTATCTGAGAAATCTTGTTCGTAGTGAGTTGCCATCAGCTTAAATTCACTATCAATACTTCCCCAGTTATTGGCGATTGGATAGTTAAATGTTGGCTCAAGGTGTGCCCGTACAGCCGTTGGGTTATTCGGGTTTTCACTGGAGAATTTGGATAACTGACCGTAAGTATGCAGATCGAAACCAGCTATATCATACAGGTAGTTATTGATATCAATTTGTGGCTCTGCACGATAGGCGTTGATGTTACCGCCGCTGGCGAAGATCTGGAATTTTTTCATCGCGATAGTCGCATCCCAGTTCTGATTAGCATATCCCACACTGTATTTCTGGGTTGCATAGCCATCGGTACTGGAACCGTATTCGCTGGTAAAATCACTTAAATAGCGGCTGTCACTGAGCTTGGTATAGTCAATATTGAAGCGCCAGTGTTGATCCATTACCCCACCGTGATTCCAGTAGAATAACCAGCGGTCGGTATTTTTCTCATTTGGGAAATCGGAGGCGTACTGGTCATCACTTTTCAGCCAGTCAAATTCCATGATGCCAGCACCAGGGGAGAGTAAGTAACGAAACTCATTCTGGAACTGCATTCCACGTTGTTCAATATAGTGTGGGGTAATGGTGGCATCGAAGTTTGGTGCAATGTTCCAGTAATACGGCAGAATAAATTCAAAACCGCTGTTGTTACCGTACTTGGCATTCGGTAACAGGAAACCGGAACGGCGCTTATTACCAGTAGGTAATTGTAAGTAAGGGCTATAGAAAACCGGTACCGGGCCAATTTTAAACCGGGCGTTCCAGATTTCTGCCAGCTCTTCTTCATTGTCATGAATAATTTCAGAACCGACTACGCTCCAGCTGTTATCGTCTGGCAGACAGGAAGTAAAAGTCCCGTTTTCTAAAATTGCATAACGGTTATCTTCCCGCAGTTTCATGGTATCAGCCTGGCCACGCCCCTGGCGCCCAACCATCTGATAGTTACCCTGATAAAGA from Limnobaculum xujianqingii includes:
- the apaG gene encoding Co2+/Mg2+ efflux protein ApaG, with the protein product MIDKPRIFIQAQSFYVEAQSLPDEQRFVFAYTMTVRNLGREQVQLLSRYWLITNANGKHTEVQGEGVIGEQPVISAGNEFQYTSGAILETPLGTMEGHYNMIDHMGQPFQIVIPVFRLAIPSLIH
- the pdxA gene encoding 4-hydroxythreonine-4-phosphate dehydrogenase PdxA; its protein translation is MLSNIQRVVITPGEPAGVGPDLIVQMAQREWPVELVVCAAPELLQQRAALLGLPLQLHVYQPEQSPQPQKKGTLTVLPVKLSNSVIPGELNVQNSQYVIDTLARACDGCLSGEFAALITGPVHKGIINDAGHAFTGHTEFFAERSHRQRVVMMLATEELRVALVTTHLPLSRVSEAITPESLTETISILNHDLVTQFGISHPQIYVCGLNPHAGEGGHMGHEEIDIISPTLEKLRQQGINLIGPLPADTLFQPKYLQHADAVLAMYHDQGLPVLKYQGFGRAVNITLGLPFIRTSVDHGTALDLAATGTADAGSFTVALNLAIKMINNRNE
- the rsmA gene encoding 16S rRNA (adenine(1518)-N(6)/adenine(1519)-N(6))-dimethyltransferase RsmA codes for the protein MNNRVHQGHFARKRFGQNFLSDPYVIDSIVSAIHPQPGQAMLEIGPGLAALTEPVAERLEHMTVIELDRDLAARLAVNPKLKDKLTIYQQDAMTFDFAALAKEMGKPLRVFGNLPYNISTPLMFHLFSYTNAISDMHFMLQKEVVNRLVAGENSKTYGRLSVMAQYYCRVIPVLEVPPTAFRPAPKVDSAVVRLIPHDSIPYPVEDIRILSRLTTEAFNQRRKTIRNSLGHLFTPEQLTALGLDLNMRAENISVELYCKMANWLSTKGTKLPEAEQE
- the apaH gene encoding bis(5'-nucleosyl)-tetraphosphatase (symmetrical) ApaH; amino-acid sequence: MATLLVGDVHGCFQELQALLAQASFNPTTDTLWLTGDLVARGPDSLEVLRYVRSLGDSVRIVLGNHDLHLLAIYAGISRNKPKDNLTELLEAPDCDQLINWLRRQPVLQVDEEKALVMGHAGITPQWDIDTAKRCAREIEAILSSDSYPLFLDSMYGDLPNCWHDELSGLPRLRYATNALTRMRYCYPNGCLDMICKDVPKKAPAPLKPWFELSGPVSENYSIVFGHWASLEGKGAPEGIYALDTGCCWGGKLTMLRWEDKQYFQQHSLAKIAENDE
- the lptD gene encoding LPS assembly protein LptD: MKKRYPTLLATTIWMALYSQNTLANPLAEQCRLGIPIYERPLVSGDPNSLPVNIESDDSQVNYPESAIFTGNVIVAQGNRLMIADQAEVNQTEQQGQAEPIRTVTATGNVKYDDNMIKLSGPKAWSNLNTKDTDLYQGNYQMVGRQGRGQADTMKLREDNRYAILENGTFTSCLPDDNSWSVVGSEIIHDNEEELAEIWNARFKIGPVPVFYSPYLQLPTGNKRRSGFLLPNAKYGNNSGFEFILPYYWNIAPNFDATITPHYIEQRGMQFQNEFRYLLSPGAGIMEFDWLKSDDQYASDFPNEKNTDRWLFYWNHGGVMDQHWRFNIDYTKLSDSRYLSDFTSEYGSSTDGYATQKYSVGYANQNWDATIAMKKFQIFASGGNINAYRAEPQIDINNYLYDIAGFDLHTYGQLSKFSSENPNNPTAVRAHLEPTFNYPIANNWGSIDSEFKLMATHYEQDFSDNFYKYYGTRAPDLKDSVNRVLPQYKISGKVVFDRPMDTWQDFTQTLEPRVQYLYVPYKDQSDIYVYDSTLLQSDYTGLFRDRTYGGLDRIASANQVTTGLTTRVYDDRQNERFNASIGQIYFFEKSRTGDDDYYSNKIDENKETGSVVWAADSYWKIDSNFGLRGGVQYDTRLDTFAVGNAVAEYRKDSERVVQLSYRYASKEYVSAMTTNISNGYTAYNQDISQVGGIATWPIADRWSVTGAYYYDTKLKQSADGLIGVQYNTCCWAIGVGYERKIIGWNSKGDFQSDYDNKVSFNIELRGLSGNHNLGGSKMLRTGILPYQQAF
- the surA gene encoding peptidylprolyl isomerase SurA → MRKVMKNWRSLAASLALCASVTSMSLASHAVLAAPAGQHVDRVAAIVNNGVVLESDVNNMMSSVKNGARRAGQQLPDDEALRAQITERLIMDSIISQLGTSMGIKIDDAQLDKGIADIAQQNRMSVAQLKSRLSAEGMNYKTYREQIRKEMLMSEVRNNEVRRRVTVLPQEVEALAGQMANQLDASAELNLSHIMIPLGENPSPDQVAKADEQAKSIVEQLKNGADFGKMAATYSADPQALRGGKMGWAKMQELPSIFASELQSSQKGGIVGPIRSRVGFHILKVNDIRGEQKAISVMEVHARHILIRSSVVVTDEQAQAKLASIADDIRSGKADFAEMARKYSEDPGSARQGGDMGWSSPEVFDPAFRDALMRLQKNEISAPIRSSFGWHLIQLLDTRQVDKTDVAQKDRAYRMLFNRKFSEEVPSWMQEIRASAYVKIMNGSNSSSTSANAQ